A genomic stretch from Pyxidicoccus trucidator includes:
- a CDS encoding B12-binding domain-containing radical SAM protein, whose amino-acid sequence MSHETEAGEGSASTDVSSAQRAQGGARGVDVVLLKMPNHNMDYPHLAVPTLTAALRRNFLKVKQQDVNVLLRDFLLTEEMLKDLAYRFLPGLAKAHIGSPAEFDRIRNALVYLHYLDEHIGFARVEQTKKKLQARAYEQVFCSTEESGIATLIFVLTGMLHIVIDLALTYAEAGGELDNPVTNFLHRKVLEVAELKPRVVGFSVIQIQRKATLWFARNLKPLLGDGKIVIGGPDASTFKEEYLEGHDYIDFAFLKEAETTFLEFLRGKPLEQIDGLVYRDAQGNIQVNEPKYDIRLSTFRPDFDDYDLDKFLLPTLPLSTSRGCAFAKCTFCNHYKTYSGYYSNDAVKTVDNIEFLVKRYNTRFFHFVDDMLEVQEGTAIAEELIKRNLDVNILTYARFEPQFTEERILELWHKAGIRVVEWGLESASQEVLKKMIKGVSIRKVQEILDLSTKKGIVNKLMLFHNYPGETVEQLKMTVDFLRKNVLEKKVRPFFTVRGKLELRLFTPLEMTSRDYSKSPFRKRYERSSSFDSLLGYADEDDYPKKVEYIAEFINEMAGYLQKNNIFSTNDENMSLDLLILDLKNRGFQTAVNVQ is encoded by the coding sequence ATGTCTCACGAGACCGAAGCAGGCGAGGGCAGCGCCTCCACCGACGTATCGAGCGCCCAGCGTGCCCAGGGCGGTGCACGCGGCGTGGACGTGGTTCTGCTGAAGATGCCAAACCACAACATGGACTACCCGCACCTGGCGGTGCCCACGTTGACGGCGGCCCTGCGCCGCAACTTCCTGAAGGTGAAGCAGCAGGACGTGAACGTGCTGCTCCGGGACTTCCTCCTCACCGAGGAGATGCTGAAGGACCTCGCCTACCGCTTCCTGCCAGGGCTCGCCAAGGCGCACATCGGGAGCCCGGCCGAGTTCGATCGCATCCGCAACGCGCTGGTGTACCTGCACTACCTCGACGAGCACATCGGCTTCGCGAGGGTCGAGCAGACGAAGAAGAAGCTGCAGGCCCGCGCGTACGAGCAGGTGTTCTGCAGCACGGAGGAGAGCGGCATCGCGACGCTCATCTTCGTCCTGACCGGCATGCTGCACATCGTCATCGACCTGGCGCTCACGTACGCGGAGGCCGGCGGCGAGCTCGACAACCCGGTGACGAACTTCCTGCACCGCAAGGTCCTGGAGGTGGCGGAGCTGAAGCCGCGCGTGGTGGGCTTCTCCGTCATCCAGATCCAGCGCAAGGCCACGCTCTGGTTCGCGCGGAACCTGAAGCCGCTGCTCGGCGACGGGAAGATAGTGATTGGCGGGCCGGACGCCTCCACCTTCAAGGAGGAATACCTCGAGGGGCACGACTACATCGACTTCGCCTTCCTCAAGGAGGCGGAGACGACCTTCCTGGAGTTCCTGCGAGGCAAGCCGCTGGAGCAGATTGACGGCCTCGTGTACCGGGACGCCCAGGGGAACATCCAGGTCAACGAGCCGAAGTACGACATCCGCCTGTCGACGTTCCGCCCGGACTTCGACGACTACGACCTGGACAAGTTCCTCCTGCCCACCCTGCCCTTGTCCACGTCGCGCGGCTGCGCCTTCGCCAAGTGCACCTTCTGCAACCACTACAAGACGTACTCCGGCTACTACAGCAACGACGCCGTCAAGACGGTGGACAACATCGAGTTCCTGGTGAAGCGCTACAACACGCGCTTCTTCCACTTCGTGGATGACATGCTGGAGGTCCAGGAGGGGACGGCGATCGCCGAGGAGCTCATCAAGCGCAACCTCGACGTGAACATCCTGACCTACGCCCGGTTCGAGCCCCAGTTCACCGAGGAGCGGATTTTGGAGCTCTGGCACAAGGCGGGCATCCGGGTCGTCGAGTGGGGACTGGAGTCGGCGTCACAGGAGGTCCTCAAGAAGATGATCAAGGGGGTCTCCATCCGGAAGGTGCAGGAGATCCTCGACCTCAGCACGAAGAAGGGGATCGTGAACAAGCTGATGCTGTTCCACAACTACCCCGGCGAGACGGTGGAGCAGCTCAAGATGACCGTCGACTTCCTGCGCAAGAACGTGCTGGAGAAGAAGGTCCGGCCCTTCTTCACGGTGCGCGGGAAGCTGGAGCTGCGGCTGTTCACTCCGCTCGAGATGACCTCGCGGGACTACTCGAAGTCCCCCTTCCGCAAGCGCTACGAGCGCTCCAGCTCGTTCGACTCGCTCCTCGGCTACGCGGACGAGGACGACTACCCGAAGAAGGTGGAGTACATCGCCGAGTTCATCAACGAGATGGCCGGCTACCTCCAGAAGAACAACATCTTCTCGACGAACGACGAGAACATGTCGCTCGATCTGCTGATCCTCGACCTGAAGAACCGCGGCTTCCAGACCGCGGTCAACGTGCAGTAG
- a CDS encoding MFS transporter — translation MIVLLGQLVSHLGSAFTQFSLSVWIYQQTGSTTSSALILLSGALPEILLTPFAGSLADRCNRRLILMWSSLGAAACVLVLAWVLYTRPSEMLYVYLAVAGSALFATLQPPAFVGSVASMIPSRQLGRANSLIMLGTAGAPILAPFFAGHLLGSIGLSGVVLLDLLSFLVAAACFFCVRFGQVTPAPGSSFRPGVMLADLRLGMRYVVARPGLLWLLLFSMVLNFNTGMVQALITPVVLSFTTAAVLGQVMSLGGIGALVGGVVMSVWGGPNRRIRGVLVFSLLQAVALCASGLRPSVPLITASAFIFLMLFTALAATYHALWQIKVGTEIQGRVFAVRTLVGLAFTPLAYGIAGPLADHVFEPLLMPDGALASSVGAVIGVGPGRGAAFLLSLVGLLAGLVALIGLVQPRLRRLEDDLPDVEQQPGAAHGSTP, via the coding sequence GTGATCGTCTTGCTAGGGCAGCTCGTCTCGCACCTTGGCTCGGCGTTCACGCAGTTCTCACTGAGCGTCTGGATCTATCAGCAGACCGGCTCCACCACGAGCTCCGCGCTCATCCTCCTGAGTGGCGCGCTGCCCGAAATCCTCCTGACGCCCTTCGCGGGCAGCCTCGCGGATCGATGCAACCGGCGGCTCATCCTGATGTGGAGCTCGCTCGGCGCCGCGGCCTGCGTGCTGGTGCTCGCGTGGGTGCTCTACACGCGTCCATCCGAGATGCTCTACGTGTACCTGGCGGTGGCGGGCTCCGCGTTGTTCGCGACGCTCCAGCCCCCGGCGTTCGTCGGGTCGGTCGCGTCCATGATTCCGTCCCGGCAGCTGGGCCGCGCCAACAGCCTCATCATGCTCGGCACCGCCGGTGCGCCCATCCTCGCGCCGTTCTTCGCCGGGCACCTGCTCGGCAGCATCGGGCTGTCAGGGGTGGTGTTGCTGGACCTGCTCTCGTTCCTGGTGGCCGCCGCGTGCTTCTTCTGCGTGCGCTTCGGCCAGGTGACCCCCGCCCCCGGCTCGTCCTTCAGGCCCGGGGTGATGCTGGCGGATCTCCGCCTGGGGATGCGCTACGTCGTGGCGCGCCCCGGCCTCCTGTGGCTGCTGCTGTTCAGCATGGTGCTCAACTTCAACACGGGCATGGTGCAGGCGCTGATCACGCCCGTGGTCTTGAGCTTCACCACCGCCGCCGTGTTGGGGCAGGTGATGTCCCTGGGGGGCATCGGCGCCCTCGTGGGCGGTGTGGTGATGAGCGTCTGGGGGGGGCCCAACCGTCGCATCCGCGGGGTGCTGGTCTTCTCGCTGCTCCAGGCGGTGGCGCTGTGCGCCAGCGGCCTCAGGCCGAGCGTGCCCCTGATCACCGCCTCCGCCTTCATCTTCCTCATGCTCTTCACGGCGCTGGCCGCCACCTATCACGCCCTGTGGCAGATCAAGGTGGGCACCGAGATCCAGGGGCGCGTCTTCGCGGTGCGGACCCTTGTCGGGCTCGCATTCACCCCCCTCGCCTACGGAATCGCCGGGCCGCTCGCCGACCATGTCTTCGAGCCCTTGCTGATGCCGGACGGCGCGCTCGCGTCCTCGGTCGGGGCCGTTATCGGGGTGGGGCCGGGGCGCGGCGCGGCGTTCCTGCTGTCGCTTGTGGGGCTGCTGGCCGGCCTGGTGGCGCTCATCGGGCTCGTCCAACCCCGCCTGCGCAGGCTGGAGGACGACCTGCCGGATGTGGAGCAACAGCCTGGGGCGGCGCACGGCAGCACGCCTTGA